One genomic segment of Kordiimonas sp. SCSIO 12603 includes these proteins:
- a CDS encoding MBL fold metallo-hydrolase, with protein MKQLLLSACLIAGSAATLHADDRDFNYMPKGGYASPTGAEYVVASSERKLKPGQKTANLTKLNFAGEAIVQRLTDRAYWAQAGFYSTIFYVGDEGVLIMDPLAFGSGEKILKAIGTVTDKPVTAIIYSHYHGDHIGDVGVYVKAAEGRGHDLRIIASDATEKMLKQVKTKLPLPTETIKFKGGSTKFENLTVRVHGLENPSHDKDSGVWELVGEKVVHFPDLVNPDQMPFMGFAGAESYKKYILNLETLNGMDWDYLSGGHGDVGSHKDVTFVQNYIVDLEQAILTARKEAGKQRFFEKIYNNHQAQGYAGNEFINKKAAEILREKYGNYYGFEAGVGAQIHMSRDTAHH; from the coding sequence ATGAAACAACTCCTCTTATCAGCCTGTTTGATCGCAGGCTCTGCGGCAACGCTTCATGCGGATGACCGAGATTTTAATTATATGCCGAAAGGCGGTTATGCCTCCCCAACAGGGGCAGAATATGTTGTTGCATCATCAGAGCGCAAACTTAAGCCGGGGCAGAAAACGGCCAACCTCACTAAATTAAATTTTGCAGGGGAAGCAATTGTCCAAAGATTGACTGACCGTGCATATTGGGCGCAGGCAGGTTTTTACAGCACGATCTTTTATGTTGGTGATGAGGGTGTGTTGATAATGGACCCACTGGCTTTTGGTTCTGGTGAGAAAATTCTAAAGGCTATTGGTACAGTAACTGATAAGCCTGTAACCGCGATTATCTACTCCCATTATCACGGTGACCATATTGGCGATGTTGGTGTTTATGTGAAAGCTGCTGAGGGACGCGGGCATGATCTCAGAATTATTGCCAGTGATGCTACTGAGAAAATGTTAAAGCAGGTAAAGACAAAGCTTCCGCTTCCTACAGAGACTATAAAATTTAAAGGTGGTAGCACCAAGTTTGAAAATCTGACAGTTCGCGTTCATGGGCTTGAGAATCCCTCCCATGATAAGGATAGTGGTGTCTGGGAACTGGTAGGTGAAAAGGTTGTTCACTTCCCTGATCTCGTTAACCCTGATCAGATGCCATTCATGGGATTTGCAGGTGCAGAAAGCTATAAAAAGTATATTCTTAATCTGGAAACGCTTAACGGGATGGATTGGGATTATTTATCCGGTGGTCATGGTGATGTAGGTAGTCATAAGGATGTGACTTTCGTACAGAATTACATTGTAGATCTGGAACAGGCTATTTTAACTGCTCGTAAGGAAGCTGGCAAACAACGCTTCTTTGAGAAAATCTATAATAATCATCAGGCTCAGGGATATGCGGGTAATGAGTTTATAAATAAAAAAGCCGCTGAAATTCTTCGAGAGAAATATGGTAATTATTACGGATTTGAAGCAGGTGTTGGTGCACAAATCCATATGTCACGCGATACTGCACACCACTAA